The DNA segment gccattattattttttattattaatattattattgttgggaTGCCTTTTACATGTAAAATATTGCATACATAGATATTTACAGCAGCTGTGTTTACAAAGTATCCCAATACTATACTATGCATTACAAGCcataaagatatacagtagagtctcaccaatCCAAGAcatgcttatccaaggttctagattatccaatgcatttttgtagtcaatgttttcaatatatcgtgatattatggtgctaaattcgtaaatacagtaattacaccataacattactacgtattgaactacttttttctgtaaaatttgttgtataacatgatgttttggtgcttaatttgtaaaatcataacctaatttgatgtttaatagtctttaccttgatctctccttattatccaagatatttgcttatccaaggttccacCGGCCCattttgcttggataagtgaaactctactgtattattattattactaaatttattgttattattatgattattaggaAGGCATAATTAATTATGTTACtgctattactattacagtagaatctcacttatccaacgttcgcttatccaacgttctggattatccaacgcatttttgtagtcaatgttttcaatacattgtgatattttggtgctaaattcggaaatacagtaattactacatggcattactgtgtattgaactactttttctgtaaaatttgttgtataacatgatgttttggtgcttaatttgtaaaatcataacctaatttgatgtttaataggcttttccttaatccctccttattatccaagatatttgcttatccatgattctgccggcccatttagcttggataagtgggttgctgacctgaaggctgccaggttcgaatcccatcccggggagagcgcggatgagctccctctatcagctccagctccatgcggggacatgagagaagcctcccacaaggatggtaaaacatcaaaacatccgggcgtcccctgggcaacgtccttgcagacggccaattctctcacaccagaagcgactcaggttgctcctgacacagaaaaaaaaagtgagaccctactgtataatTATTACTAAatttattgtcattgttattattattatattactaggaAGGCATAATTAATTATGTTActgatattactattattttaatatgcattttgtggaaatatggATATGGAAAATACAGCAGCTAAGTATTGCAAGGCATAATTAATTGCGTTATTATTACTGTTAGTATTACTGGGGGGCGGCCTTGTCCATGGAAGCACAATCCAGATATAACTATATACAGCAGCTAGGTATTACGAGGCATAATTgcttgtattatcattattattcttattcctaTTGCTATTCCTGGGCATGGAAGTGCGGCCTGGTCGGCCCTCGCTCTCTGACTCAGGCTTTCCCGGAGGCCTGAGGCCTACGCGCCCCTGAAGGAGAagcccctctcctctcctccggCGGAATGGAAGCACTTACGTTGTCGATGACCACGGGCTGGTTGGCGATGATATCGTAGGACTCCATGGCCGGGCCGCGGGGCCAGGCCGAGCCGAGGGCGCCGAGCTTTCTGTCAGAGGCGGCGGCTCCGCCCGGCAACAACCACCACGGCACCACCCGACGCGGCGCAACCTAACCAACCCTCACGTCGCCTgaaagagggggcggggccgcgCTCTAACGCCTCAGTGACAGCGGTCGCCACCAAGGAAACAGAACCCCGTTTGACAGCTGTCCCGTCATTGGCCTGTCCTGCCAAGCTGGGGGCGGGACTTCCGCATCATGTTTGGTAGAGAACACACGCCGGGAAGGGAGGGGGACGAAGTGATGTCATGAGCGGGCTCTTAAAGTGACAGTGGCCTTTTCTCTTCTTTGCGTCAAGTCAAGTagatgttgtgttgtgttgtcgaaggctttcatggccgaatcactaggttgttgtgttttttcccgggctgtgtatggccatgttccagaaccattctcccTTGACGTTTCGTTCACATCTACCGGTATGaactccagacaggaatcaatcaggggcagctaacgactctgaacaaaggattcccccaggccaggatgcgaggctgggaaggccatttaatgctaacaaggGTTATTCAAGGTGCACATGAAGGTGTtagtggatgaatttaactatacatgcattttaaattttataatccatggttttatagagtctaattaagagttttaattgatgtggtacagttttattgtttattaatacagtagtctcacttatccatcactctgaaacttctgaaacatggccatacagcccgaaagactcacagcaacccagcgatgccggccatgaaagccttcgacaatacaaataaagttttattttttatcttactATTTCACCTCACTACTGAACTTTgacacactatttatttatttatttactacatttatatcccacccttctcaccccgaaggggactcagagcagcttacaaatagtatttacatacagtgtattatatcaatagcacagcacaacactagcactatagACCAGCATATTTCACACCATTAAactgtaatattaccagtaatattacaaataataaataatatataattaatattattatattgtcattattattagtctattgcattacattttaatattattatcaatattacatgtacagtagagtctcacttatccaacattcacttacccaacgttctggattatccaacgcattttttgtagtcaatgttttcaatatatcgtgatattttggtgctaaattcgtaaatacagtaattacaacataacattactgcgtattgaactgctttatctgtcaaattgtataacatgttgttttggtgcttaacttgtaaaatcataacctaatttgatgtttaataggcttttccttaatctctccttattatccaacatattcgcttatccaacgttcagccggtccatttacgttggataagcaagactctaccgtatgtcgttgttttattgaatgtattttgggcgaTGTAATTTgctaactgttgtaagccgccttgagtccctctgggtgagaagggcagggtacaaatgatgtaaataaataaataaatattaattacaacattcacactggcaagagtcccacccacccaccctggaacttccacagatatatataaacccttccttgcttagtttctccatacctcaccacTTCTGTGGATGcatgccatggatgtgggcgaaacgtcaggagagaatacttctggaacatggccatagagcccggaaaacatacaacaaccccatggccatacagcccagaaaacactcaAGACTTTGTGTTGTGGAAGACTTTATTTATACCACGTCCCACGCCCCCTTGGGGACTCGGGGTGTATGTACTGTATTTACTACatctatatcctgcctttctcaccccgaaggggactcagagcagcatacaaataatatttacatacagtgtattatatcaatAGCACTATAgaccagcatattgcaccacaccactatactgtaatattaccagtaatattacagggttttttttcatgtcaggagcaacctgagttacttctggtgtgagagaaatggccgtctgcaaggacgttgcccaggggacgcccggatgtttttttgatgtttttaccatccttgtggaaggcttctttcatgtccccgcatggagctggagctgatagagggagctcatccgcgctctccccgggtgggattcgaacctggcagctttcaggtcagcaacccaacgttcaagtcacaaggctttaatccactaggccacgggggctcctacTAATATTACAGGTAATAATTAATAtatgtttaatattattatattgtattattattagtatattgcattacattataatattattatcagtattacatgtctatacaatatattatttactattgtaacttatattgtatattatatacaatattatatatatacagtagagtctcacttatccaacgttctggattatccaacgcatttttgtagtcaatgttttcaatacatcgtgatattttggtgctaaattcgtaaatacagtaattactacatagcattactgcatattgaactactttttctgtcaaatatgttgtataacatgatgttttggtgcttaatttgtaaaatcataacctaatttgatgtttaataggcttttccttaatctctccttattatccaatatattcgcttattcaacgttcagccggctcatttatgttggataagcaagactctactgtattatcaatattacatgtatatacaatatattatttattattgtaaattatattgtatatcatatacaatatatatatatatatatatatatatatatatatatatataggttttccccgacgttaagtccaatcgtgtccgactctagaggttggtgctcatctccatttttaagctgaagagccggcgttgtccgtagacacctccaaggtcatgtggccggcatgactgcatggagcgccgttttatatatatatatatatacacacacacacatatacaaactatgataaattaaaccatttttaaagaaattgccTTCTCTTCCTTAGCCAGCCCTCCCAGAAAGTAACTTATTATTCCGGCTGCAGAGAAGCCACTGTCTTTCCTCACAAAGGGCGCCGACGCTCCCTTCCGCCTTGAAGTGGAGCCACCGGAAGTGGCGTCACCGCAGCAGCCGCGAGATTggtctcaccgtgaggaagtggAGGCCCTTCCGGCGGGGCTGCGGAGCCGGAGCCCGCCAGGACCGAGCGGCGCATGCGCAGACAGCTATGGCAGCCGGAAGGCACTGAAAGTCTGGTCGCTTGGACTTCGCGTTTTGTTGTGGACCGTTGGGGATGGCGGCCGCGGCCGGAGAGGCCTCGGAGAGGTACgtggcaccacttgaactcccaggctcaatgctatggagtgtttggagttgtagtttgacaaggtcagACTTGAGCAAGAGATTTGTAGTCCCAGTTCTATTTACAAGGACATAACTAGTCACAAGCAGTTTTATGgagtgctgggagttatagtttgacaaggtctgtcTTGAGCAAGAGATTTGTAGTCCCAGTTCTATTTACAAGGACGTAACTCGTCGCAAGCAattctatggagtcctgggagttgtagtttgacaaggtctgtcTTGAGCAAGAGATTTGTAGTCCCAGTTCTATTTACAAGGACGTAACCCGTCGTAAGCAATTCtgcggagtcctgggagttgtagtttgacaaggtctgacTCGAGCAAGAGATTTGTAGTCCCAGTTCTATTTCCAAGGACGTAACCCGTCGTAAGCAATTCTGCGgagtcctgggaattatagtttgacaaggtctgacTCGAGCAAGAGATTTGTAGTCCCAGTTCTATTTCCAAGGACATAACTCGTCGCAAGCAATTCTgcggagtcctgggagttatagtttgacaaggtctgacTCGAGCAAGAGATTTGTAGTCCCAGTTCTATTTACAAGGACGTAACCCGTCGTAAGCAATTCTGCGgagtcctgggaattatagtttgacaaggtctgacTCGAGCAAGAGATTTGTAGTCCCAGTTCTATTTACAAGGACGTAACCCGTTGTAAGCAattctatggagtcctgggagttgtagtttgacaaggtctgtcTTGAGCAAGAGATTTGTAGTCCCAGTTCTATTTACAAGGACGTAACCCGTCGTAAGCAattctatggagtcctgggagttgtagtttgacaaggtctgtcTTGAGCAAGAGATTTGTAGTCCTAGTTCTATTTACAAGGACGTAACCCGTCAGCAattctatggagtcctgggagttgtagtttgacaagtctGTCTTGAGCAAGAAATTTGTAGTCCCAGTTCTATTTCCAAGGACATAACTCGTCGCAAGCAATTCTgcggagtcctgggagttatagtttgacaaggtctgacTCGAGCAAGAGATTTGTAGTCTCAGTTCTATTTCCAAGGACATAACCTATCACGAGCAATTCTgcggagtcctgggagttatagtttgacaaggtctgacTCGAGCAAGAGATTTGTAGTCTCAGTTCTATTTCCAAGGACATAACCTATCACGAGCAATTCtgcggagtcctgggagttgtagtttgacaaggtctgatTCGAGCAAGAGATTTGTAGTCTCAGTTCTATTTCCAAGGACATAACCTATCACGAGCAATTCtgcggagtcctgggagttgtagtttgacaaggtctgatTCGAGCAAGAGATTTGTAGTCTCAGTTCTATTTCCAAGGACATAACCTATCACGAGCAATTCtgcggagtcctgggagttgtagtttgacaaggtctgatTCGAGCAAGAgatttgtagtcccatttctatTTACAAGAACATAACTCGTCGCAAGCAgttctatggagtcctgggagttgtagtttgacaaggtctgacTCGAGCAAGAGATTTCTATTTCCAAGGACATAACCCGTCGTTAGCAATTCTATTCGACGATAGTGCTtaaatatctacagtagagtctcacttatccaacataaacgggccagcagaacgttggataagcgaatatgttggataataaggagagattaaggaaaagcctattaaacatcaaattaggttatgattttacaaattaagcaccaaaacatcatgttttacaacaaatttgacagaaaaagtagttcaatacgcggtaatgctatgtagtaattactgtattaacaaatttagcaccaaaatatcacgatatattaaaaacattgactacaaaaatgcgttggataatccagaatgttggataagcgagtgttggataagtgagactctactgtaccttgtttACAATTTTCACTCACTGCAATTTACCCAGTACATTATATTTTATCTACTTGggggccaaatccatgtttttacctttattgtcttttatacatatttgttgttgttgttgttgttatgtatagaatgttaatttactttttgtttgttttctgatgttattgtatgttgtttgctgttttatctgggcttggcctcatgtaagccgccccgagtcccttcggggagatggaggcggggtataaaaataaattatattattattattattattattattattattattattattattattattattatgtggagtcctgggagttgtagtttggcaagatctGACTCAAGCAAGggatttgtagtcccatttctatttctaagGACATAACTTGTCGCAAGCAATTCTATGAagtcctgggtgttgtagtttgacaaagtctgTCTTGAGCCTTCCTTGCCCAATGgctgctggtgcctcgccaaactacaactcctaggacttCATACCACTGAGCCGTGGACAGCTTTGAAATGCAAGAGATGTCTATTTCCAAGGACATAAGCCATCGTGAGCAATGCTGTGGaaggttgggagttgtagtttggtgagacaccagcattccgTGGCAGAGAAGACCAAGGGCCTTgtggaactgcaactcccaggattcaatagcattgagccagggcagttcaagtggggtcaatctacattcattctacagtgtagttcaggcatgagcaaacttctgctttccaggtgttttggacttcaactcccacaattcctaacagcctaccggctgttaggaattgtgggagttgaagtccaaaacatctggagagttgaAGTTTGAAATGGATCCTAGTACGAAGCAGGACTACATTCAGAAAGGGGTGGGGATGATGACTAGGGAGGAAAATCGAAACAGAAAGTGCAGCTAGGCTCGGGAGATACCAATATCGAATTAAAAAGACTGTAGTATAAATAACCAGGAAACCAGGAAGTCCCAGGTTAAAACATTTTTTACTGAcatgggccccttccacagaacTATATAACCTAGACTATCAAGGCacgaaatcccacaatatctgctttgaactgggttatctgagtccacattgccatatattccagttcaaagcagaaaatgtgggattgtattcagctctgtggaagggaccTTGGTTACCTTTAGCATTATGATTGTTCAGGGTTTTTCTCTTTAAGTATTAGTCCACTATGAAGAATAAACCTGGCCTACTTTAATAAACTCTTGTATAAACTACAGAGATGTAAAGTATGTCAAGTGCATTAAACACTCCGGCAATGCGTGGCAAAAGTGGGATGCATTGGGTGCGGCTGCATCACACCAGAACTACGCCTCTGCCTTGGGCCTATTTCTGAACATGCAAAGTAGTAATATTAATGAATGCTTACCGTGATCTGagttttcagaatgtttcataTGTGTTAATTCACTAATATGTGAGTTATTGTGCAACCTATTTCTTCAGGGGAACtgcattttgattattattattatttcattcattgatctcctgccttcctcccagtaatcaattattaaaatcagtaCAGAGagcgagtgagtgagtgagagagagttaGTTAAAAAGAATTTAAAGTATTTAAACTGCcattaaaagatatatatatatatatatatatatatatatatatatatatacacacacacacacacacacacacacagtagagtctcacttatccaagcctcgcttatccaacgttgatAGTGCCTTCATGACGATTATGGTTTTAatcttaactacagtagagtctcacttatccaggcctcgcttattcaagcttctggattatccaagccgtttttgtagtcaatgttttcaatatattgtaatattttggtgctaaatttgtaaatacagtaattacagcataacattactgcgtattgaactactttttctgtcaaatttgatgttttggtgcttaatttgtaaaatcataacctaatttaatgtttaataggcttttccttaatctctccttattatccaagatatttgcttatccaaggttctgccggtccgtttacgttggataagtgagactctactgtatatttaaaaaacagctaTAACCTTTTTATTAAACAGAGTAGAGGGAGACTGGCTGGCTGGGTCATGGGAAGgataaatgccttttaaaaacggTGCTATCCGGAACGGGTTTTGTTTTTAATCCTGGGTGGAGCTCATCTCCCAGTAGCAGTGCTTCTATCAAGTCTGGTTTAAGTTTGTCCACATGTTGAACTTTTCTGCTGCAGAGATGGGCAACTTCCAAGACTTGAAGTAAGGTATGTTGACTTCTGAGTCACTGGAGTTCCCATGACAGCGTTAATGCCATCCAGTTGTTAGGAGTCTGGAAGACGTAGCTGCAGACATTTTGAGGACAGTATTCCTTTATTTACAGTTTTGTCCTCACAACATTCAGCACTCTGATGTGCGCAGGGCTGTGAAGGATTGAGTGCCTAGTCCAAAGTTAGCCAGGAGGAACTGGTGTCTCAGCGAAGGACTTGAACCTGGTTCTCCCAAGTCCTCCTCACTTTCCCAGCCTCTGCATTGCCTGCTCTAAACGCTGTGTTGTCTTTCCCTCCCAGGCATTGCTGGGTCTGTTTTGCCACCGAGGGCGATGACCGGTCGGCTGAGTGGGTCTGTCCCTGCCGTTGCAAAGGCTCCACCAAATGGATCCACCAGGCCTGCCTCCAGCGGTGGCTGGATGAGAAACAGAAAGGCAACAGCACAGGCAGCGTGAGTTGCCCTCAATGTGGCACCGAGTATCGCATTGTCTTCCCCAAGTTGGGTGAGTACAAAGCTGGCAAGTCTATTCTAGTCTTTCTTGAGAGCAGATAGTCTCAAGAAAGAATCCTGTGAGTTCTCACTTTATTTattcataagattttcttagaAAAGAGAAATATGTCAAATGTATCTGGGGGTGACTGAATATCCAAGAAGGAAAGGAGATGATTACCCGAGAGTCAAGTCATGGAATGCCTGCAGGTCTCACATTCTGAAAATCTTCTCTTTTTAGGCCCCTTGGTTTATTCCTTGCAGCAAGTAGACCGGATTTTATCTAAAGTGAGTCCTTTTGCTGCCGCCGGCATTGTGGTAGGGACGCTCTACTGGTCGGCGGTCACATACGGAGCTGTCACAGTGATGCAGGTAATTCTGATTTTGTGGGAGAAAAATGTGCCTAATGTTCCTATCCACCTGGATGGATCTCTTTCTGAATCAGATGAAACAAAGTTCAATGGGATTGATCAGTGGAACTGTAACTGTCTACAACTTTGGCTGATTACTCAATTGGATCAGAAAAGAGTTACTGAAAGGGCATGATTGTCATCAGAGCTAAATTTCCAAACAAAACTACAAGATTTTCGTCACCAGAACTTCCAGAGCTGCTGGCTGTGATATTCCTGAAGTTCTAGGTCAAAAAGGTAATCAAAACAGCGTAGTTTCCAAGCTATAGTCTAAATTGCAGTAACTTGGCTAAATATCCTGGGGcagtgttgttcttttatttactatcctgattttagcattttgtaatactggtagtcagattttgttcattttcatggtttcctcttttctgttgaaattgtccacatgcttgtggattttaatggcttttctgtgtagtctgatgtggtggttgttagagtggtccagcatttctgtattctcaaataatgtgctgtgtccaggttggttcatcaagtgctctgctgtggctgacttctctgacttcagccaggccttgaagctgaaaggccatttaatgctaatcaaggtgattaattgcagcattcacacttgcctccaacagacaagagttctttctcccgccctggacatcattccacagatatataaaccccactttcctaattTCCAAtgtactcacaacctctgaggatgtttgccgtagatgtgggtgaaacgtcaggagagcatgcttctggaacatggccatacagcctggaagactcacagcaacccagtgattctgaccataaaagccttcgacaacacatacttcATCAAGCGTCGATGTTAGAAATCACTGACCatgttccttcctttcttttaggttgttggccATAAAAAGGGCCTGGACGTGATGGAGCGGGCGGACCCACTCTTCTTGCTCATGGGGTTGCCCACCATCCCAGTCATGCTGGTTCTAGGGAAGATGATCCGCTGGGAAGATTATGTGCTACGCGTCTGGCGGAAGTACTCCAGCAAGCTCCAGGCCTTGCAAGTCTTGGTGCCAGGTGAGCTTTTCTCCCTGCACACTCTTTCTTACCCTGATGTTTGCTTCAAGTGCGCAGAGATTGGGAGGCagcaggaatgaatttccctggCTTGTGCATTTGGTGCATAATACACAGAAGATGGCTGGAGTCTCCACTTTGTTGTGCAAGCCTGTTGCAACTCCATATCTGTTTAATTCGGGCGGGAACATTCCAGTTCTTCCAGGATTGCATCTCTCAGGCTTTCTCACCTcatttttcccttcccttcctgccagggGTCAGCCGTCCCATTCCACAAGTCCCGCTGGCTGAGTCGCACTACCAGAGCGACCACCTCTCCATCTCACGCACGCTCTGTGGGGCCCTGGTTTTCCCTTCCATCGCCAACCTGGTCGGCCGGGTGATGTTCCGCAGAGTGAATTCCAGCCTCCAGCGTACCATCCTGGTAAGTACTGAGATCGGGAAAACTGGCaggtgcccagagactgggtgcagttatttccaatactcTCAGAATCCCTCGGCCAATTGTGAGTCTGGGAGAAGTAATCCAAAAAAGGACCTTTCTCAAAATCTGTATTTGACATCACTGATGGGAACGTTATGTTTTAATTCATGTATCAGGTTTATTTCACAGCAGTCCCACCTTTTGATTTtgagaaacatttaaaaatgttattttccatTTAATAGACACCCCATAGCTAACTAGtctatacagtcagccttccccAATGCAGTGCTTACTAAGTTTAGCAAGCTACAATTCCCATCCCAGCACCCACGGATGGGGATAGCAGGAGTGAGAGCCCAGCACTTCACTGGACACTGGGTTTGAGAGCTGTCCTAAACGTCTTTTCAATTTTCCCTGCACCTGGAATGGACAATATATTGCTCATGGATTGCATGAGGCTCTCTGAACTTATTCTGTAAACACCAGAGATTGCcaattttgcacaaaaaaattgacaaaatGAAAAACAGGGAATTGTTCGTGCAGAAGTCTTGGGAGCCAATAGCAACTCGTTTTAACTAAAATcctcattttttttattaaaagaaaa comes from the Anolis carolinensis isolate JA03-04 unplaced genomic scaffold, rAnoCar3.1.pri scaffold_8, whole genome shotgun sequence genome and includes:
- the LOC100563753 gene encoding E3 ubiquitin-protein ligase MARCHF5 translates to MAAAAGEASERHCWVCFATEGDDRSAEWVCPCRCKGSTKWIHQACLQRWLDEKQKGNSTGSVSCPQCGTEYRIVFPKLGPLVYSLQQVDRILSKVSPFAAAGIVVGTLYWSAVTYGAVTVMQVVGHKKGLDVMERADPLFLLMGLPTIPVMLVLGKMIRWEDYVLRVWRKYSSKLQALQVLVPGVSRPIPQVPLAESHYQSDHLSISRTLCGALVFPSIANLVGRVMFRRVNSSLQRTILGGIAFVAIKGALKVYFRQQQFLIQANRRILNFVEKRDTEKDSQLDEDSGSEAGLS